Proteins co-encoded in one Xiphophorus couchianus chromosome 3, X_couchianus-1.0, whole genome shotgun sequence genomic window:
- the ca14 gene encoding carbonic anhydrase 14 isoform X4, giving the protein MRVNMDSLGLFVLLISTFLHWTAASSADEISWSYSGFVGQSEWSEYFPDCGGTSQSPVDVITTQTKYDPSLVPVMPLGYSQHGNQPFSMHNNGHTVIVELPEWMGLGGLPWFFTAVQLHLHWGNGGPGVGGSEHTINGRSSDAELHVVHYNAELYPNMSAAMTQRDGLAVLGILIETGEETNPGFNNILNYMSRIRHADQRTFIPAFDVQSLLPKDLGRYYRYNGSLTTPPCYQSVIWTLFHERVQISKAQLLKMEMMLYSSKVQEVDRMLLQDNYRITQPLNHRIIFASFSAESGRELSSGEVTAIVIGVMCGCVGVAVIIRFIVKTIRTKETEKSQEIKTDLALTLTSKAERKEELSPSPQTEP; this is encoded by the exons AT GAGGGTGAACATGGACTCGTTGGGTCTTTTTGTCCTGCTAATTTCTACGTTTCTCCACTGGACAGCTGCTTCTTCTGCTG atgaAATCAGCTGGAGCTATTCTG GTTTTGTTGGTCAGTCTGAGTGGTCAGAGTATTTCCCTGACTGTGGTGGTACTTCCCAGTCACCTGTGGATGTGATAACCACTCAGACTAAATATGACCCCAGTCTGGTGCCTGTGATGCCGCTAGGCTACAGTCAGCACGGCAACCAGCCCTTTTCGATGCACAATAACGGACACACAG TGATTGTTGAGCTGCCAGAGTGGATGGGACTTGGGGGGCTACCGTGGTTCTTTACAGCCGTTCAGCTGCACCTTCACTGGGGGAATGGAGGCCCAGGTGTAGGGGGCAGTGAACACACCATCAATGGGAGAAGTTCAGATGCAGAA CTCCATGTGGTCCACTACAACGCTGAACTTTACCCCAACATGTCCGCAGCAATGACGCAGAGAGATGGCCTGGCTGTTTTAGGAATTCTCATTGAG ACAGGTGAAGAGACGAATCCAGGATTTAATAACATCCTCAACTACATGAGCCGAATCAGACATGCCG ACCAGAGAACGTTCATCCCAGCCTTTGACGTCCAGTCTTTACTCCCCAAAGATCTAGGACGCTACTATCGATACAACGGCTCCCTGACCACCCCGCCCTGCTACCAGAGTGTCATCTGGACCCTGTTTCATGAAAGGGTTCAGATCTCAAAAGCACAG CTCCTGAAGATGGAGATGATGCTTTACTCCAGTAAAGTCCAGGAAGTTGACAGGATGCTGCTGCAGGACAACTACAGGATAACACAGCCGCTCAACCACAGGATCATCTTTGCCTCCTTTTCTGCAG aatcAGGGAGGGAGCTCTCATCTG GTGAAGTCACAGCCATCGTGATAGGAGTGATGTGTGGCTGCGTGGGTGTGGCGGTGATCATTCGCTTCATCGTGAAGACAATACG aACAAAGGAGACAGAGAAATCACAGGAGATAAAAACAGACTTGGCTCTAACGTTAACCTCAAAAGCTGAAAGGAAAGAAGAGTTGTCACCCTCGCCTCAGACCGAGCCGTAG
- the ca14 gene encoding carbonic anhydrase 14 isoform X2: MRVNMDSLGLFVLLISTFLHWTAASSADEISWSYSGFVGQSEWSEYFPDCGGTSQSPVDVITTQTKYDPSLVPVMPLGYSQHGNQPFSMHNNGHTVIVELPEWMGLGGLPWFFTAVQLHLHWGNGGPGVGGSEHTINGRSSDAELHVVHYNAELYPNMSAAMTQRDGLAVLGILIETGEETNPGFNNILNYMSRIRHADQRTFIPAFDVQSLLPKDLGRYYRYNGSLTTPPCYQSVIWTLFHERVQISKAQLLKMEMMLYSSKVQEVDRMLLQDNYRITQPLNHRIIFASFSAESGRELSSGEVTAIVIGVMCGCVGVAVIIRFIVKTIRFFKLLHLETVVVNSSTSSWDVLHNNRPAPMPRTKETEKSQEIKTDLALTLTSKAERKEELSPSPQTEP; the protein is encoded by the exons AT GAGGGTGAACATGGACTCGTTGGGTCTTTTTGTCCTGCTAATTTCTACGTTTCTCCACTGGACAGCTGCTTCTTCTGCTG atgaAATCAGCTGGAGCTATTCTG GTTTTGTTGGTCAGTCTGAGTGGTCAGAGTATTTCCCTGACTGTGGTGGTACTTCCCAGTCACCTGTGGATGTGATAACCACTCAGACTAAATATGACCCCAGTCTGGTGCCTGTGATGCCGCTAGGCTACAGTCAGCACGGCAACCAGCCCTTTTCGATGCACAATAACGGACACACAG TGATTGTTGAGCTGCCAGAGTGGATGGGACTTGGGGGGCTACCGTGGTTCTTTACAGCCGTTCAGCTGCACCTTCACTGGGGGAATGGAGGCCCAGGTGTAGGGGGCAGTGAACACACCATCAATGGGAGAAGTTCAGATGCAGAA CTCCATGTGGTCCACTACAACGCTGAACTTTACCCCAACATGTCCGCAGCAATGACGCAGAGAGATGGCCTGGCTGTTTTAGGAATTCTCATTGAG ACAGGTGAAGAGACGAATCCAGGATTTAATAACATCCTCAACTACATGAGCCGAATCAGACATGCCG ACCAGAGAACGTTCATCCCAGCCTTTGACGTCCAGTCTTTACTCCCCAAAGATCTAGGACGCTACTATCGATACAACGGCTCCCTGACCACCCCGCCCTGCTACCAGAGTGTCATCTGGACCCTGTTTCATGAAAGGGTTCAGATCTCAAAAGCACAG CTCCTGAAGATGGAGATGATGCTTTACTCCAGTAAAGTCCAGGAAGTTGACAGGATGCTGCTGCAGGACAACTACAGGATAACACAGCCGCTCAACCACAGGATCATCTTTGCCTCCTTTTCTGCAG aatcAGGGAGGGAGCTCTCATCTG GTGAAGTCACAGCCATCGTGATAGGAGTGATGTGTGGCTGCGTGGGTGTGGCGGTGATCATTCGCTTCATCGTGAAGACAATACG attttttaaacTCCTCCATCTTGAAACGGTCGTGGTAAACAG CTCTACTTCTAGCTGGGACGTCCTGCACAATAACCGGCCTGCTCCAATGCCAAG aACAAAGGAGACAGAGAAATCACAGGAGATAAAAACAGACTTGGCTCTAACGTTAACCTCAAAAGCTGAAAGGAAAGAAGAGTTGTCACCCTCGCCTCAGACCGAGCCGTAG
- the ca14 gene encoding carbonic anhydrase 14 isoform X3 — MRVNMDSLGLFVLLISTFLHWTAASSADEISWSYSGFVGQSEWSEYFPDCGGTSQSPVDVITTQTKYDPSLVPVMPLGYSQHGNQPFSMHNNGHTVIVELPEWMGLGGLPWFFTAVQLHLHWGNGGPGVGGSEHTINGRSSDAELHVVHYNAELYPNMSAAMTQRDGLAVLGILIETGEETNPGFNNILNYMSRIRHADQRTFIPAFDVQSLLPKDLGRYYRYNGSLTTPPCYQSVIWTLFHERVQISKAQLLKMEMMLYSSKVQEVDRMLLQDNYRITQPLNHRIIFASFSAESGRELSSGEVTAIVIGVMCGCVGVAVIIRFIVKTIRSTSSWDVLHNNRPAPMPRTKETEKSQEIKTDLALTLTSKAERKEELSPSPQTEP, encoded by the exons AT GAGGGTGAACATGGACTCGTTGGGTCTTTTTGTCCTGCTAATTTCTACGTTTCTCCACTGGACAGCTGCTTCTTCTGCTG atgaAATCAGCTGGAGCTATTCTG GTTTTGTTGGTCAGTCTGAGTGGTCAGAGTATTTCCCTGACTGTGGTGGTACTTCCCAGTCACCTGTGGATGTGATAACCACTCAGACTAAATATGACCCCAGTCTGGTGCCTGTGATGCCGCTAGGCTACAGTCAGCACGGCAACCAGCCCTTTTCGATGCACAATAACGGACACACAG TGATTGTTGAGCTGCCAGAGTGGATGGGACTTGGGGGGCTACCGTGGTTCTTTACAGCCGTTCAGCTGCACCTTCACTGGGGGAATGGAGGCCCAGGTGTAGGGGGCAGTGAACACACCATCAATGGGAGAAGTTCAGATGCAGAA CTCCATGTGGTCCACTACAACGCTGAACTTTACCCCAACATGTCCGCAGCAATGACGCAGAGAGATGGCCTGGCTGTTTTAGGAATTCTCATTGAG ACAGGTGAAGAGACGAATCCAGGATTTAATAACATCCTCAACTACATGAGCCGAATCAGACATGCCG ACCAGAGAACGTTCATCCCAGCCTTTGACGTCCAGTCTTTACTCCCCAAAGATCTAGGACGCTACTATCGATACAACGGCTCCCTGACCACCCCGCCCTGCTACCAGAGTGTCATCTGGACCCTGTTTCATGAAAGGGTTCAGATCTCAAAAGCACAG CTCCTGAAGATGGAGATGATGCTTTACTCCAGTAAAGTCCAGGAAGTTGACAGGATGCTGCTGCAGGACAACTACAGGATAACACAGCCGCTCAACCACAGGATCATCTTTGCCTCCTTTTCTGCAG aatcAGGGAGGGAGCTCTCATCTG GTGAAGTCACAGCCATCGTGATAGGAGTGATGTGTGGCTGCGTGGGTGTGGCGGTGATCATTCGCTTCATCGTGAAGACAATACG CTCTACTTCTAGCTGGGACGTCCTGCACAATAACCGGCCTGCTCCAATGCCAAG aACAAAGGAGACAGAGAAATCACAGGAGATAAAAACAGACTTGGCTCTAACGTTAACCTCAAAAGCTGAAAGGAAAGAAGAGTTGTCACCCTCGCCTCAGACCGAGCCGTAG
- the ca14 gene encoding carbonic anhydrase 14 isoform X1: MGRRVNMDSLGLFVLLISTFLHWTAASSADEISWSYSGFVGQSEWSEYFPDCGGTSQSPVDVITTQTKYDPSLVPVMPLGYSQHGNQPFSMHNNGHTVIVELPEWMGLGGLPWFFTAVQLHLHWGNGGPGVGGSEHTINGRSSDAELHVVHYNAELYPNMSAAMTQRDGLAVLGILIETGEETNPGFNNILNYMSRIRHADQRTFIPAFDVQSLLPKDLGRYYRYNGSLTTPPCYQSVIWTLFHERVQISKAQLLKMEMMLYSSKVQEVDRMLLQDNYRITQPLNHRIIFASFSAESGRELSSGEVTAIVIGVMCGCVGVAVIIRFIVKTIRFFKLLHLETVVVNSSTSSWDVLHNNRPAPMPRTKETEKSQEIKTDLALTLTSKAERKEELSPSPQTEP, from the exons ATGGGCAGGAGGGTGAACATGGACTCGTTGGGTCTTTTTGTCCTGCTAATTTCTACGTTTCTCCACTGGACAGCTGCTTCTTCTGCTG atgaAATCAGCTGGAGCTATTCTG GTTTTGTTGGTCAGTCTGAGTGGTCAGAGTATTTCCCTGACTGTGGTGGTACTTCCCAGTCACCTGTGGATGTGATAACCACTCAGACTAAATATGACCCCAGTCTGGTGCCTGTGATGCCGCTAGGCTACAGTCAGCACGGCAACCAGCCCTTTTCGATGCACAATAACGGACACACAG TGATTGTTGAGCTGCCAGAGTGGATGGGACTTGGGGGGCTACCGTGGTTCTTTACAGCCGTTCAGCTGCACCTTCACTGGGGGAATGGAGGCCCAGGTGTAGGGGGCAGTGAACACACCATCAATGGGAGAAGTTCAGATGCAGAA CTCCATGTGGTCCACTACAACGCTGAACTTTACCCCAACATGTCCGCAGCAATGACGCAGAGAGATGGCCTGGCTGTTTTAGGAATTCTCATTGAG ACAGGTGAAGAGACGAATCCAGGATTTAATAACATCCTCAACTACATGAGCCGAATCAGACATGCCG ACCAGAGAACGTTCATCCCAGCCTTTGACGTCCAGTCTTTACTCCCCAAAGATCTAGGACGCTACTATCGATACAACGGCTCCCTGACCACCCCGCCCTGCTACCAGAGTGTCATCTGGACCCTGTTTCATGAAAGGGTTCAGATCTCAAAAGCACAG CTCCTGAAGATGGAGATGATGCTTTACTCCAGTAAAGTCCAGGAAGTTGACAGGATGCTGCTGCAGGACAACTACAGGATAACACAGCCGCTCAACCACAGGATCATCTTTGCCTCCTTTTCTGCAG aatcAGGGAGGGAGCTCTCATCTG GTGAAGTCACAGCCATCGTGATAGGAGTGATGTGTGGCTGCGTGGGTGTGGCGGTGATCATTCGCTTCATCGTGAAGACAATACG attttttaaacTCCTCCATCTTGAAACGGTCGTGGTAAACAG CTCTACTTCTAGCTGGGACGTCCTGCACAATAACCGGCCTGCTCCAATGCCAAG aACAAAGGAGACAGAGAAATCACAGGAGATAAAAACAGACTTGGCTCTAACGTTAACCTCAAAAGCTGAAAGGAAAGAAGAGTTGTCACCCTCGCCTCAGACCGAGCCGTAG
- the LOC114142024 gene encoding ribonuclease pancreatic-like — protein MAAYTLYLCIAASLLFTQPTSAKNDAPCLPGKWNNAAQTFIMRHLPKGTPTSLDQNQWEKFIKSLGGCDRPTQSFLHPDELEKVKSVCSSRGGKVLKDNLCISKQPFTFVTVRSIQGTCGIKSITQENKHLILACEVLENQCVPVHFEGNSKDQKPSNNARDCQDPQTKGQAPAFKVTPLWLFAFMLIFYAF, from the coding sequence ATGGCGGCCTACACATTGTATCTCTGTATTGCTGCCAGTCTCCTTTTTACTCAGCCAACATCTGCCAAAAACGATGCTCCCTGTCTGCCCGGAAAGTGGAACAATGCCGCTCAAACCTTCATCATGCGCCATCTTCCCAAAGGGACTCCGACTTCTCTGGACCAGAATCAGTGGGAGAAATTCATCAAGTCTCTGGGAGGCTGTGACAGACCCACGCAGTCGTTCCTCCACCCAGATGAGCTGGAGAAGGTGAAATCTGTGTGCTCCAGCAGAGGAGGGAAGGTGCTGAAAGATAACCTGTGCATCAGTAAGCAGCCATTTACTTTTGTGACGGTGAGGAGCATCCAGGGAACCTGTGGGATCAAGAGCATCAcgcaggaaaacaaacatctgatcCTCGCCTGTGAGGTGTTGGAGAATCAGTGTGTCCCGGTCCACTTTGAGGGAAACTCCAAGGATCAAAAGCCCAGTAACAACGCCAGAGACTGCCAGGACCCTCAGACCAAAGGCCAGGCTCCCGCCTTCAAAGTGACACCCCTCTGGTTGTTTGCTTTTATGCTTATTTTCTATGCATTCTGA